The following is a genomic window from Eubalaena glacialis isolate mEubGla1 chromosome 18, mEubGla1.1.hap2.+ XY, whole genome shotgun sequence.
CAGAGCTGTGATAGTGTCTGAGGAAACATAAACAGCACTATCACCTACCTCTCTTCCTGTATAAGAACTCTTTCTTTGTGGAAGTTAAGAGgaaaatatagggcttccctagtggcgcagtggttgagaatctgcctgccaatgcaggggacacgggttcgagccctggtctgggaagatcccacatgccgcggagcaactaggcccatgagccacaattactgagcctgcgcctctggagcctgtgctccacaacaagagaggcagcgataatgagaagcccgcgcaccgtgatgaagagtggcccccacttgccgcaactagagaaagccctcgcacagaaacgaagacccaacacagccataaataaataaataaataaaatgttagtttaaaaaaaaaaaaaaaaaaagaggaaaatatatccctttgttttcttctgagatttTATCCCTGCTTATTTCTAAACCAtgagtgtgtgtggttttttttaattgtctttattatttatttatttaatttcagttttaaatttttggctgcatggggtcttagttgcggcacgcaggattttcgttgcggcacacgggctcttcgttgtggtgcgcaggcttctctctagttgtggcgtacgggttttctcttctctagttgtggcgcgcaggctccagggcacgtgctctctgtagttgtggcatgcgggctccagagctagcgggctctagttgaggtgcgcgagctcagtagctgtggcactcgggcttaatTGCCCCATGGCacatgagatcttagttccctgaccagggattgaacccacttCCCCTGCAAtataaggtggattctttaccactggaccaccggggaagtccctgatccCCGCTTATTTCATATgcatcttatttttgtttgtttgcatagttttcttcttccttggaTTTTCAAATCTTCCTCTCCTTCGTCTACCATCACAAGATCTCTGTCTGTATTACCGCCTCTCTTGCTGTGATATCCCACTTTCCAGGCCTCTCTGGAAAGAGAACTTTGAGTTCATCATACTCTTCTTACCACTGTACCTTCTTCCTGCCGTATGAGGAAATAACGATTTCCCACCATAACATGCAACCCCACCTTGGATGCTGTGTCCCCATGATAACCTGGTTTTTGCTGTGCATTTGTGTGGTTCTTTggtccccacccccttccaggGTTTTCCatactttcatttccattttcttctcagttCTCGTAAGTCTTAAAAGTTTCTTCCATTCCCATGAGTTAACCTCTTTCTGTTCTCTGAAAGAGACACCCCCAAATTGACTTCTCTCTTAATATTGTCTAATGTACAATTTCtttctacgtattttattcttcgTCATGGCAGCTGGCCTGTGACTTCCTATTTTGTGTGTGAGAACAGAAATCTTCTCtccatccttttaaaaattgaggttcaCTTTCAGTTctacacatttaaaagaaaaacatgtcttAGTGTAAAAATTGCTGTAAGGAAAATTAAAGCAGCTAATGGAAAAGTGGGTGTTGGGGCTTGGAACTGCCCTTTTGGAATGGGAGTGGCTCTCTGATAAGGTGCCTTTGAGCACATAGATGAGGGATATGAGTAATCTTCCTGGGTGAGGAGTTTTCCAAATGTGAGACAGTGGGAAGTTGAAAGACCTGAATCTGGAATGTGTTTGAGGAACTTCGAGGAAACCTACATGGGTAGAAGGGACTGAGCAAGAGGGAAAATGACTGGAGTTAAGGGTAACAGGGTAGTAGCTGGGGGTTTTGGTACATAGGTCACAAACTGCCTATCAAGGGCATTCAAGACCTTGACTCTTTTCTGAATAAGTTGAGAAAACAGGGGATTTTGAGTAGAGGAGTGgcattatacaatttttaaagtggaTCACTTTGCCTACTTTATAGAAGGTAGACATTATTGGGGAGGGGAATGTACTTTTATACTCTGGGTTACAATGTgtgacaataaaataataaagattaaagtcATCAAAGATGAAATGTGCATGGGAAAGACTCCAGGAGAGGCTGCACACAAGCTTCCCGGTTGTCCTCTACCAGTGGAGTCATGTGAACAGTGCTGAATTTTCCCAGCAATGATGTTTGAATGTTTGACAACATGTGTGAAgtgttgccaaccagggaagttcACCCAAGCCTGGTGCCTCTAGACCCCAGAATCAGAATGTTACAGTGTTGTCCAAAGCCTCAGGCATACAAAAACAGGCATCTACCACAAATCACATTGTTAGCATAAACTCTATGATATGTCCTAAGACCTCATGCCTAAAAAGACATTCTCATCAGGTGGGATATTCCAGGGACTCAGAGGTTATCCTCTGAGGGCCAGTCCTTTCTTTGCAATGTTCAGGGATGGAGTAACTGCATATCATCGTTCCCTTTTTGTGTAGGAACATAGGAGAGTATGTTCCAAGTAGAGTATTAGTTCGGAGTGTTGGTTACAGAAGATTTTATCTATATTTGATGTTAGTGTTAGTGCTTTGCTAGAGTTAGGTAAATGGTGGTCTGCAGAATGAAGAAGAGGGCAAGTTGTTGGAGTATGATAAACCTCAATAGTTTATCACATTTACCTTGAAATCAGATGCTAAGGAGACACATTCTTACTTGCCATTGTATTTGTTCTATACACCTGGGTCTGCAAGTTTGCACCTGATCACAATTGTCAATGTTTGGTTCTCTTCAATGGACTTGATTGAATTTTCAAACTCTACATGTTGAAATGGCTAAAGCCTTGGCCCTGTGCCTTGAGCTTTTATTATACATGTTTCCAAACATAGTCTTATCCAGTACTCTGTCTTTGAATACTCTGgttctttttaacaatttttattttatattggagtacagtcgatttacaatgttgtgttagtttcaggtgtacagcaaagtgaatcagttatatatatatacatatacatatatatgttcttctTCAATAATCTATGTTGATGATATCCACATTGCTATTTTCAGATAAGACCTtttgaaacatttatatattcaACGCGTTTCTTCATGTTTGTACTCAGACAAGTAATAACCTCCTTAAGCTTTGTTTCACAATGTGTGCTAGATTTTCCTCTCATTCTGGACTTCAGTAATATTCTTCACATTATTAAGAGGCATTCCACCTACCCAGTGGCTGAAACCACATAATTCTTGGAATAATCCTTGAGTCTGAACCTCTTCCGTGCTTCTCCCATTAAGTCCAGCAGTGAACCTTGTCTTTTCTTTGAACATATCCTGATTTCCTCCACCTCTTACATATTCATTGCTCCTTTAACCATGATTCACAGACTGCAATTGCCTTCTTTATTCCTTTGCTTCAGTTGTCTATGCCCAGAATTAAACCTGGGTGTCCTACAAATTTAACTCATTTCTGATACTATCTACGTGGAAATAGTGTCAGATCCTACaagttaagggttcagtcccacaagatTTTCCCCATGTCAGATGTCAATTGCAACTCCagattgttacctgtgcttctgaccaactggctataaattgaAGGTTCTCATGACCCCCttcttgggttcaattaattttccAGGGTGGTTCACAGAACTCAAAGAAACATTtacttatgtttaccagtttactataaaggatacagatgaatagCCAGAGGAAGAGGTACATAGGGCAAGGTCTGAAGGATTCCTGAATGCAgaagcttctgtccccatggaacTGGGGAGCACCACCCTCCTCGCACATGGATGTGTTCACCCATCCAAAGGTTGAGCAAAtcttgttaagagtttttatagaGTTTTAATCTCTAggccctctctcctttcccagacGCTGCTGGGtggagctgaaagttccaaccttctaatcactTAGTCTTTCTGGTGATCAGTCCCATCCTGAGGTTATGTAGGAGCCCTATGctaagtcacctcattagcataaactcagtaTTGAAAGATACTCatgtcacttaggaaattacaaggctttaggagctctgtggaggaagaccaaatatatttattatatcacaCATAGAATTGTCACTAAATAGTTACTTCACATGAAGGCATTTTTTGAAACAGttttctttccaaattaaaaTTATGAGAGATTGCGGAATGATTCcttgttctcttctttcctaGAAATCAGGAAAGTTGATGACCCTCTGCACCATCACTTGCCAAATCACAGCATTCAAAATACTGTGGAACAATGCTGCGAACATAATACACTTGCAAATATTGTTAATCAGAGCAAAAGTCATTTCCTGTTAAAGCAAAATTGTGATATGTTTGACTTAACTGAAAAAcctttaaattcaaatttaagttttgaaaaccagaagagaaGCTGTAACTTAGAGAACTCTGCTGAGTTTAATGGAGATGGGAAATCCCTTCTCCATGCTAACCATGAGCTATCTTTTACTGAAATTAAATTTCCTGTAAGTGCAAAACCCATCAACAATAACTCCCTGTCCACTAAGCAACAGAGAACTCACAacatagagaaagcccatgtatgcagtgagtgtgggaaagccttcttCAAGATGTCTCAGCTCTTTGATCATCAGAGAGTTCATACTAGAGAAAAACCTCATGGATGCAGTCTGTGTGGGAAAGCCTTCTCCAGAAAATCCAGGCTCACTGAACATCAGAGAACTCATACGGGACTGAAACATTATGAGTGCACTGAATGCGATAAAACCTTCTTCGAGAGATCGCAGTTCAACGTACATCAGAAAAGTCATATGGGAGAGAAACCTTACACatgtagtgaatgtgggaaagcatTCACCAAAAAGTGTCGGCTCATTTATCATCAGCGAACTCATACGGGAGAGAAGCCCCATGGATGCAGTCTGTGTGGAAAAGCCTTCTCTACAAAGTTCAGTCTCACTACACATCAGAAAActcatacaggagagaaaccttACATATGCAGTGAATGTGGAAAAGGCTTCATCGAGAAGAGGCGTCTTATTGCACACCATCGAACTCATACAGGTGAGAAACCCTTTATATGCAATGTATGTGGGAAAAGTTTCACCTTGAAGAACAGTCTTATCACTCATCAGCAAACTCACAGAGAAGAGAAATTGTATatgtgcagtgaatgtgggaaaggcTTTTCAATGAAGCACTGCCTCATTGTACATCAGCGaactcatactggagagaaaccctatacaTGCAATGAGTGTGGAAAAGGCTTCACCTTGAAGAGCCCTCTCATCAGACATCAGCGGATTCATACAGGGGAGAAACCCTATGTATGTAGTGTGTGTGGAAAAGGCTTCACCATGAAGAGTGATCTTATTGTACATCAGCGAACTCATACTGCAGAGAAACCCTATGTATGCAGTGACTGTGGGAAAGGCTTCACTGTAAAGAGCCGCCTGATTGTACACCAGCGAACTCATACAGGGGAGAAACCCTACGTGTGCAGTGAATGCGGAAAAGGCTTTCCAGCCAAGATCCGGCTGATAGGACATCAGCGAATTCATACAGGGGAGAAACCATATGTATGCAGTGAATGTGGTAAAGGCTTCACAGAGAAGAGTCATCTCAACGTACACCAGCGcactcacacaggagagaaaccctatgtaTGCAATGAATGTGGCAAAGGCTTAACTGGGAAAAGCATGCTGATCGCACATCTGCGaactcatactggagagaaaccatataTATGCAATGAATGTGGCAAGGGCTTCACCATGAAGAGTACTCTGGGTACACATCAGCAAACTCACATTGGAGAGAAACCGTACAAATGCAACGAGTGTGGTAAAGCCTTTAGGAAGAAGACATGCCTCATACAACATCAGAGAGTTCACTCAGGAAAAACTTCCTTTGCATGTACTGAATGTGGAAAATTCTCTTTGCGCAAAAATGATCTCATTAcccatcagagaattcacacaggagagaaaccatatgaaTGCAGTGAATGTGAGAAAACCTTCACCACAAAGTCAGGGCTCAATGTTCATCAAAGAAAGCATACAGGAGAGAGGCCCTATGGATGCAGCGAGTGTGGGAAAGCTTTTGCCCACTTGTCAATCCTTGTTAAACATAAGAGAATTCATAGGTAGTCACTCTGGGGAAGCCTGTTGCCAGTTGTACGCAAGATAATAGTATGCAGAGAAGAATCACAATGCAAAGAATGTGGTGTTATCTTTAGTGATCAATTGCCTCATATTTTATGTTGATGAAAAAATTTACAAGACAACTTAGACACAATCAGCCATGGTGAAAATGTTTTAGGACATTTTATTGTCTAAAAAGTGTatactgagggcttccctggtggcgcagtggttaagagtctgcctgccaatgcagggaacacgggttcgagccctggtccgggaggatcccacatcccgcggagcaactaagcctgtgcaccacaactactgagcctgcactctagagcctgcgagccacaactactgagcccacgtgccacaactactgaagcccatgtgcctagagcccatgttgcacaacaagagaagccaccgcaatgagaagcctgcacaccgcaacgaagagcagcccccgctctccgcaactagagaaagcccgcgcacagcaacaaagatccaacgcagccataaataaataaataaataaatattttttaaaaagtgtatactGAGATAAAGCCTAAGAATGTGAAAGACTAGGAAAGACTTTATTGGTAATAGACTCTATCATATGTGGTCATCATAGATCATGAGTGAAAGAATATTTCTAATTGGTAGAAATATAATTGTGGGAAAGCCTTTGCCCAGAAGTAACACCTCAAGAGATGTCAGTTAACACTAGAGAAGTACTTTCCTATGGTGATGAATATGGCAGGGTTTGCAGTAATAAATATTGCTTCATCATTTGCCAGGAAATCTGTGCAATAACACATTCAGTATGGTGGCCTTTAACAAAATATCAAACAACTTAATGAAGGAAAGAAGccttggagaaatgatgaatgaGAACATTGTGTTACAGGTCTAAACTTAAGGGATAATACACCTCACCAACAACTGGGGAAAGGATACCTTCAGCCGTATTTCTAAATGCCTTGTCATTGATCTTATAAATTTTACATAGTGGCAGTTACTCTAATCAttgattaaattttaatatatacggTGCAGGAGTGTTCAATTATCTAATTAACTTTTGCGTTTCTTTGGTTCCAAGTTTAAGTGTTTCAATATTTGAAGTACttcaaaatgaaacaatatattCATTTCCTAAGTATAAGTCAACATATTTGGTGTGTTTAACCAAGTTTATAAGTAGCAGCAGGGgggttataaaattaatataaatgtgatgtttttataacttttaattttgaagtaaGTTTAGAATCACAAAAACTGAAGTATTCCAGAGATTTCCTAAATCACCTTCAGTCCACTATTCCCAAAGGTAAAACCTTATATAACCACACAGTTTACTATCAAATAGAGGAAAGTGAAATTGTTACAGTGCTGTTAACTACAGGGTTTATTTCTATTGCACCAGTTTTAACATGGTTTTTAAATACCACCTTAAACTTTATCACATATGTAGGTTCCTGTAACCAACACCCCAGTTAAAATTCAGAATGCTTTGTCAACAAAAACTCCCTCATGCTACATCCTCATTGTCACATCCTTTCCCTGACACTAatcctataattttgtcatttatagaatattagaaaaatagaatCGTTTAGGATGTATCCTTTTGAGGTTGACTATTTGAGCTTGTGAAATTGTAGAAAATAGacatattggtctctgcccccggtttctggcacagagcttctgAAACCCTTGTAAATTCCTGCATGATAAGAGCATGTGGAGCATCTCTTGTTCTATTGAtgggactctgggtgggctcatgAATGGCTCCTGGATGGGTGCTCGTCCCCAAAAAggacttggaattttcagcccacTCCCCATCCTccggagaggggagaggggctagaaATGGAGTTACTAATTGATCATGCCTAACGTGAGGAAGCTTCCATAAAATCCCAACAATAGTAGGGGCTGTGGAGAGCTTCCAGAAGGGTGAACACATTGAAGTACAGGGAGTGTTAACACACCCCCAGCTctatggggacagaagctcctgtgcttaGAACGCTCCCAGATCTCACTCTGTTTCTCCTCAGCTTGTTGTTCATTTCTGTCCATTATCATGTCCTTTAATAAACTAGTAAACACaggtaagtgtttccctgagttctgtgagccactctagcagaTTAATCAAACCCAACAAGGGGCTCATGCAAACCTCCAATTTGGAGCCAAGTCAGACAAGTTGTAGGTAACTTGGGGACCAGCTATTTGCGATTAGTAtctgaggtggggtgggagcagtTGTGGGACTGAGCTCTTAACTGGTGGGATCTGGCACTATCTTCAAGTAgatagtgttagaattgagttaAAATGTAGGATCCAGCTGATAGGAATTGCTTGGTGTGTGGGAAACCCACACATTTGGTAACCAGAAGTgttgaaagtgtgtgtgtggcaaCAGggtgagagtaaaggagaaagaCAGGAGGAAGTCTGAACTGTAGCTTTTCTCAATATAGACTTCAAGTAAATTCAACCTTAGATCCaactagaaactctgggcatttTCTCTGCCACAGAATATCAGACTGTAATAGAGGCGGGGCAGGTGCGTAGCTGTTAGTGCATGACCGGTAGCCGTCCCACTCAGCCATTGACTGGCATCGCAATgggtccctcctccttcccttcctctgtgtAAGCGGATCCCACATTCAGACTGAGGGAAGATGGTTTTtttgagacactagtctgccgTCTCTGTCGGCTGGCTTTCCGATTAAAGTCGTTACTCCTTGCCTCAACAAGTCAtctcccgatttattggcctgacCTGCGGCAAGCAGAGCGAGTTTGGGCTCTGTCCGTAATAAGACTCCAGGCAAACTGGTAGTACCCAAGGTGTTCCTGCCTAACTGCACAAGGTCACCATCATCTTGCCACTTTTATCCAAAGTGATGACTAGAATGCATCTCACACCACGTTGGCCTTGGATTGGTTCTGGCCTCTGAAAACTTAAATTAGCTCTGTGACTGAGACTATCTCTTGCAAAGAGGAAGGCACTGGGGTGCCCAGAAGACATTTCCATGTCTTCTCACCCAGCAGTCTTAGCAGCTTTTATGGCCACTCCTGTTGGAAGCGCCAGAACCTCTATGAGGTCACAGAGCTGTGTGTCCTCACAGAACCTGTGCAAGTCTTCTGAAACAACAAGAGCCCTCTGTGTCCCTAGCAACAGCCAAGGAGGCATTGCGGGGAGAGCGCATCAGAATCAGAAATGGTTTTGGACCAGGTTCAGCCTTTGGCAGCTACTGGAGGAGTCTTCAGAGACTCAATATCTGCTGAGCCTGATTCTGGGCAAGGATCCCCAGTGAGGGGCCTGTGGGGTCAGTGAAGAGGGAATGTGTGTCAGTGACCGTATTTGGGGTTTTATTTGGCTTCAGTCACTGAGGAATCTGGGCGTTAGTGATGGGGCCTTTGATTGAGGCTTAACCTGAAGAGATTAATGATTGAAGGTCTTGTTGGTCAGGGTTTAGGGTCTATACGTTAGGTCTGCAAGACTCGGTAATTGAAAACTGGATGGAAGGTGTGAAACCAATGAGCACTGCTTCTCCCCTAGGTTAGCAATTTAACATCCAGCTCATGATCAGGAGAAGCCTGGAATTGCGGGAGGAGTGTCAATGGGCAAGAGTGTCTGTGGTAAATTTCAGATTGAATTTGAGGTCAGTGTTGTGTAGGGAGTGCAGAGTTTGTCTGTTTGAGAGCACAGGAGTCGGGAAGTTTTGAGACCCATAGTCCCAGGCTAGTGGGTGTTTAGAGACTTGACCTTTGGATGCTGGAAACATTTCTTTTCAGGTTTTCCAGTCCAAGTCCTTTCTCAAGGTTCTTATTAAAAATTTGTCTCCTACATACACTCTTCTCATTGTCCCCACCAAAATCAGAATAATTCACCGTGGTCAAGTGGTGTGTATAGGAATAAAGACAGGATTTTTGTTCATCTTACTGCAAAGTTTAGCCTTGGATATTTCCTTTCAGATTTCTTTGACACAAGTAAGAACAACCATTTTCCTGAGTTCTACTCCTCAGTGAGAgccatctcattaaaaaaaatttttttcaggctACCTTTCTAAAACTTGGGATCATCTGTACGAACATACATTCAGGAATCTGCCTATCGTCTAACATGGCTGTATTTCTTTTGCATTGTCTCTGGCAAATAATCGAAATTCCTGTTACTCCACCTTATCACCAGCAtttcatattttcagtttttggaTTTCAGCAAGTCTAATACCTGGGTATTTGTATCAcactgctgctttttaaaaattattattattattcacattgctgttttaatttgcatctccctaaCAACAAATGATGCAgaccatcttttcatatgcttgtttgccATCTATTATCTTTGATCAAGTGTCTGTTCAAGGTTTGCCTATTTTTGAAATAGGAGTTTCTTGTTGACTTTTCAGAATTCTTTCtatgttctggatacaagtcctttaccaAGTATAGGACTTATAGGATGAATGtgttgagattcttttttttttttctgaacaaagtgtaaagttttttttttttattatgtgtaaCATAGGCAAAATTATttaagtcaataaatttttaaggaatttcacatGTTCTGATTCTTTCCACTGCCAATAACCTTAGTTCCTCCAAAGTAATAATATTCAAGATAAGATAGCCCTTTCAAAAAGAAGTTTTGCTCAATCCACAGCTGTCAGGTCAGTCAGTCCACAATCCTTTTAGTTGGGCTTCTTTGATCTCCGGTGGAATACAGACACACTTCAAAATTCCCCACCTGTAATCTCTGGGA
Proteins encoded in this region:
- the LOC133078651 gene encoding zinc finger protein 615-like isoform X2; amino-acid sequence: MAKESLTYDDVTMKFTWEEWQLLDPDQKDLYRDVMLENYSNLVSVGYQASKPDAVSRLERGEQLWPVEDDSHGRICPEIRKVDDPLHHHLPNHSIQNTVEQCCEHNTLANIVNQSKSHFLLKQNCDMFDLTEKPLNSNLSFENQKRSCNLENSAEFNGDGKSLLHANHELSFTEIKFPVSAKPINNNSLSTKQQRTHNIEKAHVCSECGKAFFKMSQLFDHQRVHTREKPHGCSLCGKAFSRKSRLTEHQRTHTGLKHYECTECDKTFFERSQFNVHQKSHMGEKPYTCSECGKAFTKKCRLIYHQRTHTGEKPHGCSLCGKAFSTKFSLTTHQKTHTGEKPYICSECGKGFIEKRRLIAHHRTHTGEKPFICNVCGKSFTLKNSLITHQQTHREEKLYMCSECGKGFSMKHCLIVHQRTHTGEKPYTCNECGKGFTLKSPLIRHQRIHTGEKPYVCSVCGKGFTMKSDLIVHQRTHTAEKPYVCSDCGKGFTVKSRLIVHQRTHTGEKPYVCSECGKGFPAKIRLIGHQRIHTGEKPYVCSECGKGFTEKSHLNVHQRTHTGEKPYVCNECGKGLTGKSMLIAHLRTHTGEKPYICNECGKGFTMKSTLGTHQQTHIGEKPYKCNECGKAFRKKTCLIQHQRVHSGKTSFACTECGKFSLRKNDLITHQRIHTGEKPYECSECEKTFTTKSGLNVHQRKHTGERPYGCSECGKAFAHLSILVKHKRIHR
- the LOC133078651 gene encoding zinc finger protein 615-like isoform X1; this encodes MIQAQESLTYDDVTMKFTWEEWQLLDPDQKDLYRDVMLENYSNLVSVGYQASKPDAVSRLERGEQLWPVEDDSHGRICPEIRKVDDPLHHHLPNHSIQNTVEQCCEHNTLANIVNQSKSHFLLKQNCDMFDLTEKPLNSNLSFENQKRSCNLENSAEFNGDGKSLLHANHELSFTEIKFPVSAKPINNNSLSTKQQRTHNIEKAHVCSECGKAFFKMSQLFDHQRVHTREKPHGCSLCGKAFSRKSRLTEHQRTHTGLKHYECTECDKTFFERSQFNVHQKSHMGEKPYTCSECGKAFTKKCRLIYHQRTHTGEKPHGCSLCGKAFSTKFSLTTHQKTHTGEKPYICSECGKGFIEKRRLIAHHRTHTGEKPFICNVCGKSFTLKNSLITHQQTHREEKLYMCSECGKGFSMKHCLIVHQRTHTGEKPYTCNECGKGFTLKSPLIRHQRIHTGEKPYVCSVCGKGFTMKSDLIVHQRTHTAEKPYVCSDCGKGFTVKSRLIVHQRTHTGEKPYVCSECGKGFPAKIRLIGHQRIHTGEKPYVCSECGKGFTEKSHLNVHQRTHTGEKPYVCNECGKGLTGKSMLIAHLRTHTGEKPYICNECGKGFTMKSTLGTHQQTHIGEKPYKCNECGKAFRKKTCLIQHQRVHSGKTSFACTECGKFSLRKNDLITHQRIHTGEKPYECSECEKTFTTKSGLNVHQRKHTGERPYGCSECGKAFAHLSILVKHKRIHR